Proteins encoded within one genomic window of Paenibacillus rhizovicinus:
- a CDS encoding S8 family peptidase, with amino-acid sequence MDQLFTQDVTVENILPASAGQELIDWGLNAIMAQQAWKKTKGEGVKVAILDTGVDTTHPDLQGNIKAAMDFTGSPYGVVDKKGHGTHVAGIIAGVDNGIGMIGVAPHAELYIAKVLGDNGSGSFEAIVRGIDWAIAQGVDLINMSLGSSEEPPAAMHEAVKRAHEAGIFLVAATGNENRSVGWPAMYDEVVAVSAMDLTYERATFSNYGMKNEVMAPGVEIYSTYPTGQYAELSGTSMATPVIAGAIALYLSLLKKQGIVRPPVEQVHQAVVKAVVDLGSNGKDDLYGAGLINLVKLLGK; translated from the coding sequence GGGCTTGAACGCAATCATGGCGCAGCAGGCTTGGAAGAAGACAAAAGGAGAAGGCGTCAAGGTCGCTATTCTGGATACCGGTGTGGACACGACGCATCCGGATCTGCAGGGCAATATCAAGGCGGCCATGGACTTTACCGGGTCGCCTTATGGCGTCGTAGACAAGAAAGGGCACGGCACCCACGTTGCCGGCATCATTGCGGGCGTTGATAACGGGATCGGCATGATCGGCGTGGCGCCGCATGCGGAGCTGTATATCGCCAAGGTGCTCGGAGACAACGGCAGCGGATCCTTTGAGGCGATCGTCAGGGGCATTGACTGGGCCATTGCTCAGGGCGTGGATTTGATCAACATGAGCCTGGGCAGCAGCGAGGAGCCGCCGGCGGCCATGCACGAGGCTGTCAAGCGGGCGCACGAAGCTGGAATCTTCCTGGTGGCTGCAACCGGCAATGAGAACCGCAGCGTTGGCTGGCCGGCCATGTACGACGAGGTAGTTGCCGTATCGGCGATGGACCTTACCTATGAGCGGGCCACCTTCTCCAATTATGGAATGAAGAATGAGGTTATGGCTCCGGGCGTGGAGATTTACAGCACGTATCCGACTGGCCAGTATGCTGAGCTGTCGGGGACCAGCATGGCAACACCGGTCATCGCCGGGGCAATTGCCTTATATCTTTCGCTGTTGAAGAAGCAGGGCATCGTGCGGCCGCCGGTTGAGCAGGTTCACCAGGCTGTGGTCAAAGCGGTTGTCGATTTAGGATCGAATGGGAAAGACGATCTTTACGGCGCTGGATTGATCAATCTTGTGAAATTGCTAGGAAAATAA